A stretch of Natronococcus sp. CG52 DNA encodes these proteins:
- a CDS encoding dihydroneopterin aldolase family protein — translation MSDSTPTDAEAACFEAGIKFGSLYHQFAGTPLSPESAASLETAIEDAIENQPHCAEVTVEIRRDELEAELAESTADYTELTGRFLEVEIVVDYEGCEVVTRMAMEDGYPLMRLESVRDAA, via the coding sequence ATGTCCGATTCGACGCCGACCGACGCGGAGGCCGCCTGCTTCGAGGCCGGCATCAAGTTCGGGTCGCTGTACCACCAGTTTGCCGGCACGCCGCTCTCACCCGAGAGCGCAGCCAGCCTAGAGACGGCTATCGAAGACGCGATCGAGAACCAGCCCCACTGTGCGGAGGTAACCGTCGAGATCCGACGAGACGAGCTCGAGGCCGAACTCGCCGAGTCGACGGCCGACTACACCGAACTGACGGGCCGCTTTCTCGAGGTCGAGATCGTCGTCGACTACGAGGGCTGTGAGGTCGTCACGCGCATGGCGATGGAGGATGGGTACCCGCTGATGCGCCTCGAGTCGGTCCGCGACGCCGCCTGA
- a CDS encoding DUF5790 family protein: MSQATLGDDEELFGEAANEMREDVESSLENAWEALPEAGDVWETDADNVLGVLNALKSALDAGDAEEHLRDAKKWYTMGQRADAFEDADDLEAEIESLEGAINDISEAGEQVGDLTATIPSLRGTLEDAGPAADEDENEDADAAADEADEDAETDEAESDDEEAAEAEE, translated from the coding sequence ATGAGTCAAGCGACGCTCGGCGACGACGAGGAACTGTTCGGCGAAGCGGCCAACGAGATGCGCGAGGACGTCGAATCCTCGCTCGAGAACGCCTGGGAGGCACTTCCGGAAGCCGGCGACGTCTGGGAAACCGACGCTGACAACGTGCTCGGCGTGCTCAACGCCCTCAAGTCCGCTCTGGATGCCGGCGACGCCGAGGAACACCTCCGCGACGCCAAGAAGTGGTACACGATGGGCCAGCGCGCGGACGCCTTCGAGGACGCCGACGACCTCGAGGCGGAGATCGAATCCCTCGAGGGGGCCATCAACGACATCTCCGAAGCGGGCGAGCAGGTCGGCGACCTCACCGCGACGATTCCGTCGCTTCGCGGGACGCTCGAGGACGCGGGTCCCGCAGCCGACGAGGACGAGAACGAAGACGCGGACGCTGCGGCAGACGAGGCCGACGAAGACGCCGAGACCGACGAGGCGGAGTCGGACGACGAGGAAGCGGCCGAAGCCGAGGAGTGA
- a CDS encoding creatininase family protein, translated as MNLSEATWTEVRDLETDLAVVPVGSTEQHGPHAPLGTDVLTAEAVTDAALEAFDREVLRAPAIPVGIAEEHRQFPGTMWVSEDTFRSYVRESVESLAHHGFDRVVLVNGHGGNVDALREAGGRLTRSGEVYAVPFTWFQAVGDHSSDMGHGGPLETALVRHVAPDLVREDRLEDAREGAADGWGEWVSYANLAYDSAEFTDNGVVGDPTDGDERRGEELLELAAGALGRLLEAVAERDVSRPERR; from the coding sequence ATGAATCTCTCGGAGGCGACGTGGACGGAGGTACGGGACCTCGAGACGGACCTCGCGGTCGTCCCCGTCGGTAGCACCGAACAGCACGGCCCCCACGCTCCGCTCGGCACGGACGTCCTGACAGCCGAGGCGGTGACCGACGCGGCGCTCGAGGCATTCGATCGCGAGGTCCTCAGAGCGCCCGCGATTCCGGTCGGTATCGCCGAGGAGCACCGACAATTTCCGGGGACGATGTGGGTCTCGGAGGACACGTTCCGCAGCTACGTCCGGGAATCGGTCGAGAGTCTCGCCCACCACGGCTTCGACCGCGTGGTGCTCGTCAACGGTCACGGCGGCAACGTCGACGCGCTGCGGGAAGCCGGCGGTCGGCTGACGCGAAGCGGCGAGGTCTACGCCGTCCCGTTCACCTGGTTCCAGGCCGTGGGCGACCACTCGAGCGATATGGGCCACGGCGGTCCCCTCGAGACGGCGCTGGTTCGACACGTCGCTCCCGACCTCGTTCGCGAGGACCGACTCGAGGACGCCAGAGAGGGCGCCGCGGACGGCTGGGGCGAGTGGGTGAGCTACGCGAACCTGGCGTACGATTCGGCGGAGTTCACCGACAACGGGGTCGTCGGCGATCCGACCGACGGCGACGAACGGCGGGGAGAAGAGTTACTCGAGCTAGCGGCGGGCGCGCTGGGTCGGCTCCTCGAGGCCGTCGCCGAACGGGACGTCTCGCGACCCGAACGACGGTAG
- a CDS encoding DUF5789 family protein produces MSDDNRELGVELGNLEEDLESLEYPVSQDELLEEHGDEEIGMGGEESATLEELLEPLNEDEYGSYDEVEQAIMNMVSDDAIGRKNYSDRTPPATGEDRQEEGGPDQEGQSEQESF; encoded by the coding sequence ATGAGCGATGATAACCGCGAACTCGGCGTCGAACTCGGCAACCTCGAGGAGGACCTCGAGAGCCTCGAGTATCCGGTCAGTCAGGACGAACTCCTCGAAGAACACGGCGACGAAGAGATCGGAATGGGCGGCGAGGAGTCGGCGACGCTCGAAGAACTCCTCGAACCGCTCAACGAGGACGAGTACGGGTCGTACGACGAGGTCGAGCAGGCGATCATGAATATGGTCAGCGACGACGCGATCGGACGGAAGAACTACAGCGACCGGACGCCGCCCGCGACGGGCGAGGACCGTCAGGAGGAGGGCGGTCCGGATCAGGAAGGGCAGAGCGAGCAGGAGTCGTTCTAG